The Apibacter raozihei genome contains a region encoding:
- the murC gene encoding UDP-N-acetylmuramate--L-alanine ligase, giving the protein MTDIHTYKNYYFLGIGGIGMSALARYFKFSGSQVYGYDRTRTQLTQTLEKENINIIYDDEISLLVPGINPENTLVVYTPAVSNQLKIKNYFTEQGFTILKRSQVLGEITQTSQCLAIAGTHGKTTTTTLLGHICKYADVPATAFLGGISANYKSNFIYNGTQISIVEADEFDRSFLTLSPNMAVITSTDADHLDIYEDSNQIIKSFNDFASLVPENGFLLVKKGLPIEAKHHTYSAYEKAEFYSDNIRIIDNTFIFDLITPDKSIKDLIIHLPGKHNIENAVAALTIALQLGIEPEILRKALEEFKGVGRRFIQTKYSNGKIYIDDYAHHPTELNAAIDTVRNLYPGKKLLTLFQPHLFSRTRDFASDFARSLEKTDELLLLEIYPAREEPISGITSSWLSDMINLKAKEVTSLEHALDVLKTKDFDVLLTVGAGNIDTLYEPINDYLNEIKV; this is encoded by the coding sequence ATGACAGATATTCATACATATAAGAATTATTATTTTCTAGGCATTGGTGGAATTGGAATGAGTGCCCTTGCACGTTATTTCAAATTTTCAGGCTCACAGGTTTATGGATACGATAGAACCCGTACTCAGCTTACGCAAACGCTGGAGAAAGAAAATATAAACATTATATATGATGATGAAATATCATTATTAGTACCTGGAATCAATCCAGAAAACACACTAGTTGTTTACACTCCGGCAGTATCTAATCAATTAAAAATTAAAAACTATTTTACAGAACAAGGATTTACAATACTTAAAAGATCTCAGGTATTAGGAGAAATTACACAAACGTCTCAATGCCTTGCTATAGCCGGAACGCATGGTAAAACCACAACAACAACTTTATTAGGTCATATATGCAAATATGCTGATGTACCTGCCACCGCTTTTTTAGGAGGAATATCTGCAAATTATAAAAGCAATTTCATATATAACGGAACTCAAATATCAATAGTTGAAGCGGATGAATTTGATCGTTCATTTTTAACCCTTTCACCTAATATGGCTGTAATCACCTCCACCGATGCAGATCATCTGGATATTTATGAAGATTCGAATCAAATTATAAAATCATTTAATGATTTTGCCAGCTTGGTTCCAGAAAACGGTTTTCTTTTAGTTAAAAAAGGTCTTCCTATTGAAGCTAAACATCATACTTATTCAGCGTACGAAAAAGCAGAATTTTATTCAGATAACATCAGAATTATTGATAACACATTTATTTTTGACTTGATAACACCGGATAAATCGATTAAAGATTTAATTATACATCTTCCGGGAAAACACAATATTGAAAATGCAGTTGCGGCATTAACTATAGCTCTTCAATTAGGAATTGAACCTGAAATTTTAAGAAAAGCTCTTGAGGAATTTAAAGGTGTAGGAAGAAGATTTATACAAACGAAATACAGCAATGGAAAAATTTATATTGATGATTATGCACATCATCCTACCGAGCTCAATGCTGCAATAGACACGGTAAGAAATTTGTATCCGGGTAAAAAGCTGTTAACATTATTTCAACCACATTTATTTTCCAGAACAAGAGATTTTGCCAGTGATTTTGCCAGAAGTCTGGAAAAAACAGACGAGCTGTTATTATTGGAAATATATCCTGCAAGAGAAGAACCTATTTCAGGGATAACTTCAAGCTGGTTAAGTGACATGATAAATTTAAAAGCAAAAGAAGTGACATCTTTAGAGCATGCACTCGATGTTTTAAAAACTAAAGATTTTGACGTGCTTCTAACCGTAGGAGCTGGTAATATAGACACATTATATGAACCTATTAATGATTATTTAAATGAAATTAAAGTATAG
- the ftsA gene encoding cell division protein FtsA yields the protein MNNNNIAVGLDIGTTKIVAIVGQRNEHGKLEILGMGRAKSLGVHRGVVNNITQTIDSIKKAVAEAEKAANYKITDVTVGIAGQHIRSLQHSDYISRPNFDDVIDDTDLERLKEQVHKLVMLPGEEIIHVLPQEYKVDSQTEIIEPRGFHGSRLEANFHVVVGQISLIRNIARCVKEAGLNLVGITLEPLASSDAVLSQEEKEAGVALIDVGGGTTDIAIFKDNIIRHTAVIPFGGNVITDDIKTGCSIIERQAEILKVKYGSAWPSENKEIEVISIPGLHGREPKEITVKKLSQIIHARIEEIISLSYIELRNYGNEEQKKKLIAGIVMTGGGSKLKHLRQLTEYTTGMDVRIGYCNEHLASGQPEELASPEYATAIGLLMTGLDNLEIQKEKQQKVQPSIQPAQNVVSAKEENSGNVSAETIIEKKKEEKTPEKEKKVREKKKSIFSTFQEKFIKYINDTE from the coding sequence ATGAACAACAACAACATTGCAGTAGGTTTAGACATAGGTACAACAAAAATTGTAGCTATAGTCGGTCAGCGGAATGAGCATGGAAAATTGGAAATCCTGGGAATGGGAAGAGCCAAAAGTTTAGGTGTTCACCGTGGTGTAGTCAATAATATTACCCAAACTATTGATTCTATAAAAAAAGCTGTTGCAGAAGCGGAAAAAGCAGCAAATTATAAAATTACAGATGTTACAGTAGGTATTGCAGGACAACATATAAGAAGTCTGCAACACAGTGATTATATTTCACGTCCTAATTTTGACGATGTTATAGACGACACTGATCTAGAAAGACTTAAAGAGCAGGTACATAAACTGGTTATGCTTCCGGGAGAAGAGATAATACATGTTTTACCTCAGGAATATAAAGTAGATTCACAAACAGAAATTATAGAACCCCGAGGTTTTCATGGAAGCAGACTTGAAGCCAATTTTCATGTTGTAGTGGGACAAATTTCATTAATCCGGAATATTGCCCGTTGCGTAAAAGAAGCCGGATTGAATCTTGTAGGTATAACGCTGGAGCCTTTAGCTTCTTCTGACGCAGTGCTCAGCCAGGAAGAAAAAGAAGCTGGTGTAGCCCTTATTGATGTTGGAGGTGGTACTACCGATATTGCTATATTTAAAGATAATATCATCCGTCACACAGCGGTTATTCCCTTCGGAGGAAATGTAATTACTGATGATATAAAAACGGGATGTTCCATTATTGAAAGACAAGCAGAAATATTGAAGGTAAAATATGGCTCTGCCTGGCCTTCCGAAAATAAAGAAATTGAAGTTATAAGCATTCCTGGATTGCATGGAAGAGAACCTAAGGAAATTACGGTAAAGAAACTATCACAAATCATACATGCCCGCATTGAGGAAATCATTTCATTATCGTATATTGAATTACGAAATTACGGAAATGAAGAGCAGAAGAAAAAGCTAATAGCAGGAATTGTAATGACCGGTGGAGGATCTAAGCTTAAACATCTGCGTCAGTTAACTGAGTATACAACAGGTATGGATGTAAGAATAGGCTATTGTAATGAACACCTGGCAAGCGGTCAGCCTGAAGAACTGGCTAGTCCCGAATATGCTACAGCTATTGGTTTATTGATGACTGGTCTGGACAATCTGGAAATACAAAAAGAAAAACAACAAAAAGTTCAACCTTCCATACAACCTGCACAAAACGTTGTTAGTGCGAAAGAAGAAAATTCAGGAAATGTAAGTGCTGAAACTATTATAGAAAAGAAAAAAGAAGAAAAAACTCCTGAAAAAGAGAAAAAAGTACGAGAAAAGAAAAAATCAATCTTTTCTACTTTTCAGGAAAAATTTATTAAATACATTAACGATACAGAATAA
- a CDS encoding cell division protein FtsQ/DivIB, producing MKLKYRFLKIFLLIISLGFLMNFATQRHNNKEIHKIQIHIENSDKVHFVTEPMVKNIINISSKNGKKALKIKDIDIIKTEQNLDANPFVIQSNVYIDLEGIVNVTVSQKIPVVRIKTANEEFYLDQQGNKFPLSKNFSFPCLMVSGDIKPDEYANLTYLCKLISVDNLFKNHIIAIEKDKRKSYNFLLNIPGVYIEYGDLANSPQKLTNLKEFYKQYLDYVGFNAYKKISLKYDNQIVATKR from the coding sequence ATGAAATTAAAGTATAGATTTTTAAAAATATTTCTGTTAATTATTTCTTTAGGTTTCTTAATGAATTTTGCCACCCAAAGACATAACAACAAGGAGATACACAAAATACAAATCCATATTGAAAACTCTGATAAAGTACATTTTGTAACAGAGCCCATGGTGAAAAATATAATCAATATTTCATCAAAAAACGGAAAAAAGGCTTTAAAGATTAAAGATATAGATATAATAAAAACTGAACAAAATTTAGATGCAAATCCATTTGTAATACAGAGTAATGTGTATATTGACTTGGAAGGTATTGTTAATGTAACTGTTAGTCAAAAAATCCCAGTAGTACGGATTAAAACAGCAAACGAAGAGTTTTATTTAGATCAACAAGGAAATAAATTTCCATTGTCTAAAAATTTTTCTTTTCCTTGCCTAATGGTTTCCGGAGATATAAAACCTGATGAGTATGCAAATTTAACTTATCTGTGCAAACTCATCTCTGTTGATAACTTGTTTAAAAATCATATTATAGCAATAGAAAAAGACAAAAGAAAATCCTATAACTTTCTTTTGAATATTCCTGGAGTCTATATAGAATATGGCGATCTCGCAAATAGCCCTCAAAAACTGACCAACCTGAAAGAATTTTACAAGCAATACTTGGACTATGTAGGTTTTAATGCCTATAAAAAAATTAGTTTAAAATATGACAATCAAATAGTTGCAACAAAAAGATAA
- the murG gene encoding undecaprenyldiphospho-muramoylpentapeptide beta-N-acetylglucosaminyltransferase translates to MKSPKFLISGGGTGGHIFPAIAIADELRKRLPDAEILFVGAQDKMEMEKVPQAGYNIEGLWISGISRTSIFSNFKFPFKIISSLLKSRKIINKFKPDAAIGTGGFASGPALYAASRAGIPTFIQEQNSFPGITNKKLAAKASAIYVAYEGMNQYFPESKVKLTGNPVRTSLFTDIPDTQEAKKILGLNPGNLTILSVGGSLGSRTMNNFWKENAIHFAEQNIQIIWQTGKLDFPTLSKDTSLKNKNIHINEFIKDMSNAYAAADIIISRAGAIAISELCLAGKPTILIPFPYAAEDHQTKNAEQLVSKNAAIMVKDQEVPVVLSEKIQNLIDDKNIREQLSIEILKLGKPHAVKDIVSDILKKLKFDN, encoded by the coding sequence ATGAAATCGCCTAAATTTTTAATAAGCGGAGGAGGAACCGGTGGACATATTTTCCCAGCCATTGCAATTGCGGATGAGTTGAGAAAACGACTTCCTGATGCGGAAATACTTTTTGTAGGCGCTCAGGATAAAATGGAAATGGAAAAAGTTCCGCAGGCAGGATATAATATCGAAGGCCTTTGGATTTCAGGCATATCCAGAACTTCAATTTTTTCGAATTTTAAATTTCCTTTTAAAATTATTTCCAGTTTACTTAAATCCAGAAAAATTATAAATAAATTCAAGCCAGATGCTGCTATAGGTACCGGAGGATTTGCATCAGGGCCAGCATTATATGCTGCATCCAGAGCAGGAATACCGACTTTTATACAGGAACAAAACTCGTTTCCGGGAATTACCAATAAAAAACTGGCGGCGAAAGCCTCAGCCATTTATGTGGCTTATGAAGGAATGAATCAATATTTTCCTGAATCAAAAGTTAAACTTACAGGAAATCCTGTCAGAACATCACTTTTTACAGACATTCCGGATACCCAGGAAGCAAAAAAAATATTAGGACTTAATCCCGGGAACTTAACAATTCTTTCTGTAGGAGGATCATTAGGTTCAAGAACAATGAATAATTTCTGGAAAGAAAATGCAATACATTTTGCTGAACAAAACATTCAAATTATATGGCAGACAGGAAAATTGGATTTCCCTACTCTATCTAAAGACACTAGTCTGAAAAATAAAAATATCCATATCAATGAATTTATTAAAGATATGTCCAATGCCTATGCGGCTGCAGATATAATCATATCAAGGGCGGGTGCTATTGCCATTTCTGAATTATGTTTAGCCGGAAAGCCAACGATATTGATACCGTTTCCTTATGCTGCAGAAGATCATCAAACGAAAAATGCAGAACAGTTAGTTTCTAAAAATGCTGCAATTATGGTTAAAGATCAGGAAGTACCTGTTGTTTTATCAGAAAAAATTCAAAATTTAATTGATGATAAAAACATAAGAGAACAACTTAGCATAGAAATTCTTAAATTAGGAAAACCCCATGCGGTTAAAGATATAGTTAGCGACATACTTAAAAAACTAAAATTCGACAATTAA
- a CDS encoding FtsW/RodA/SpoVE family cell cycle protein — protein sequence MRKIKQKFKGDPILWAAIFLISLASFLPVYSASSNLQYVVGQGSVMGHFAKHAGFIMVGICIVFIFQKIDYKYFGGFSKLLLPVVIFLLVLTLMQGNNIDGANASRWLKLPGVPFAFQTSVFAALILNIYVARYLDRNKDKEITFNNSFVPILLPVFLVVGLIFPANGSTGIMIFLMVLALLFIGGYPIKILLSIIGVGIIVAFIFITLVLKFPDAFPSHRVHTWKSRIENFTGEDKEESYQVQQAKAAIVQGGIIPRGPGKSAFKQSLPQSSSDFIFAIIVEEYGYGGVFICFFLYLLILWRIIVIATKVEHIFGTLLVIGVGIPIIFQAFSNMAVAVNLIPVTGQPLPILSYGGTSMWVTYMAFGIIISVSREIVPKKTEQNDNKTSEEVNYEIA from the coding sequence ATGAGAAAAATAAAACAAAAATTTAAAGGTGACCCGATTTTATGGGCAGCAATATTTTTAATATCGCTGGCATCTTTCTTACCGGTTTATTCTGCAAGCTCAAATTTACAATATGTAGTTGGGCAAGGTTCGGTAATGGGGCACTTTGCAAAACATGCAGGATTTATAATGGTTGGCATCTGCATAGTTTTTATTTTTCAAAAGATTGATTACAAATATTTTGGAGGATTTTCCAAACTTCTACTCCCTGTTGTTATTTTTCTATTAGTTTTAACATTAATGCAGGGAAATAACATTGATGGTGCAAATGCTTCCCGTTGGCTCAAACTGCCAGGAGTTCCATTTGCTTTTCAAACCTCTGTTTTCGCTGCACTTATATTAAATATTTATGTCGCAAGATATCTGGATAGAAATAAAGATAAAGAAATAACATTTAATAATAGTTTCGTACCCATTTTATTACCTGTTTTCTTAGTAGTAGGACTCATATTTCCTGCAAATGGTTCCACCGGAATTATGATTTTTTTAATGGTGTTGGCGTTACTGTTTATAGGTGGTTATCCAATCAAAATATTACTATCAATCATTGGTGTGGGAATTATCGTAGCATTTATTTTCATTACGTTGGTTTTAAAATTTCCTGATGCATTTCCCAGCCATCGTGTACATACATGGAAAAGCCGTATTGAAAATTTTACAGGAGAAGATAAAGAAGAAAGCTATCAGGTACAACAAGCCAAAGCTGCAATTGTACAGGGAGGCATTATTCCCAGAGGACCAGGTAAAAGTGCATTTAAGCAATCATTACCGCAGTCTTCTTCAGACTTTATATTTGCTATAATTGTAGAAGAATATGGATACGGAGGCGTATTTATATGCTTTTTCTTATATCTGCTTATTTTATGGAGAATTATAGTAATAGCAACAAAAGTAGAACATATATTCGGTACACTTTTAGTCATAGGTGTAGGAATTCCCATAATATTTCAGGCATTTTCCAATATGGCTGTAGCTGTAAATCTCATTCCGGTCACCGGACAGCCGTTGCCTATACTAAGTTACGGAGGTACATCCATGTGGGTTACCTATATGGCTTTTGGTATTATTATAAGTGTAAGCAGGGAAATAGTACCAAAAAAAACAGAGCAAAACGATAATAAAACAAGTGAAGAGGTAAATTATGAAATCGCCTAA
- the murD gene encoding UDP-N-acetylmuramoyl-L-alanine--D-glutamate ligase produces the protein MKKLVVLGGGESGIGAAILGKKEGFDVFLSDSGPIKEDYKRELIERGINFEEKIHSEEIILSADWIIKSPGVPKKADIIKKINDKNIPISSEIEFASRYTSAILIAITGSNGKTTTTSLTYHIFKTAGHNTGLAGNIGKSFAWQVAEDNYEYYILEISSFQLDDVQNFKPHIAMVLNLSPDHLDQYDYNYQNYADAKFKITEHQNTEDYFIYNLDDEMTKKWLIDNKTQANIIPFSLKEIVEKGAYSDEENIYININEDKLKMKINELALAGKHNVANSMAAGIAGKLSKIKNDFIKQSLMDFEAVEHRLEFVLKINGINFINDSKATNVNSVYYALESMKTQVVWIVGGTDKGNDYAELIPFVRQKVKAIVCLGLDNSKLIETFKDIVPNMTETQSMKDAVNAAYLYGKKGDTVLLSPACASFDLFKNYEERGKQFKEEVRKL, from the coding sequence ATGAAAAAGTTAGTAGTATTAGGTGGAGGCGAAAGCGGTATAGGAGCAGCTATTTTAGGAAAAAAAGAAGGGTTTGATGTTTTCTTATCTGATTCAGGCCCGATTAAAGAAGACTACAAAAGAGAATTGATTGAAAGAGGGATCAATTTTGAAGAAAAAATTCACTCAGAGGAAATTATACTGAGTGCCGACTGGATTATAAAAAGTCCGGGAGTTCCTAAAAAAGCAGATATAATAAAAAAGATAAATGATAAAAATATACCGATTTCATCTGAGATAGAATTCGCATCAAGGTATACATCCGCCATTCTAATTGCTATTACAGGTTCTAACGGAAAAACTACCACTACCTCACTCACCTACCACATATTTAAAACTGCTGGTCACAACACGGGATTAGCAGGAAATATAGGTAAAAGTTTTGCCTGGCAGGTTGCGGAAGACAATTATGAATATTATATACTTGAAATCAGCAGCTTTCAATTAGATGATGTTCAAAATTTCAAACCACATATAGCGATGGTTTTAAATTTAAGTCCTGATCATTTAGATCAGTATGATTATAACTATCAAAACTATGCAGATGCTAAATTTAAAATTACAGAGCATCAAAATACAGAAGACTATTTCATCTATAATTTAGATGATGAAATGACAAAAAAATGGTTGATTGATAATAAAACTCAAGCAAATATAATTCCTTTTTCTTTAAAAGAAATTGTAGAAAAAGGAGCCTATAGTGACGAAGAAAATATATACATAAATATAAACGAAGACAAACTAAAAATGAAGATAAACGAATTAGCATTAGCAGGAAAACATAATGTTGCAAATTCTATGGCTGCAGGTATAGCAGGGAAATTGTCTAAAATTAAAAATGACTTTATTAAACAAAGTTTAATGGATTTTGAAGCCGTTGAACACCGCCTTGAGTTTGTCTTGAAAATTAATGGAATTAATTTTATTAACGATAGCAAGGCTACCAATGTAAATTCTGTTTACTATGCTTTGGAAAGCATGAAAACTCAGGTTGTCTGGATTGTAGGCGGTACTGATAAAGGTAACGATTATGCAGAGCTAATACCTTTCGTAAGACAAAAAGTCAAAGCTATTGTTTGCCTTGGACTGGATAACAGCAAACTTATTGAAACTTTTAAGGACATAGTACCCAACATGACGGAAACACAATCAATGAAAGATGCTGTAAACGCCGCTTACCTATATGGTAAAAAAGGAGATACAGTTTTACTTTCACCAGCATGTGCTAGTTTTGATTTGTTTAAAAATTACGAAGAAAGAGGAAAACAATTTAAAGAAGAAGTTAGAAAATTGTAA
- the mraY gene encoding phospho-N-acetylmuramoyl-pentapeptide-transferase: MLYYLFQYLNEHYYFSGSGLYKYITFRALAAVITSLFISLIIGKKIIIALRKKQLGETVRELGLSGQKEKEGTPTMGGVIIILATLVPVLLFCRLENIYVIILVVSTVWMGIIGFLDDFLKIHKKNKEGLKGKFKVLGQIGLGIFVGVTLYLNQDIVIREKIEDVHSTEFTKDFYPNEKSFKTTIPFFKNNQFDYGKILTWAGVSDEESEKMVWIILIPIVITIVTAVSNGANLTDGIDGLAAGSSAIIVLTLALFAYVSGNIMMADYLNLMYIPNSGEIVIFSAAFAGALIGFLWYNTYPAQVFMGDTGSLTIGGVIAVLAIVLRKELLIPVLCGIFLVENLSVIIQVAYFKYTKKKYGEGKRIFLMSPLHHHFQKLGYHESKIVTRFWIVGIMLAIICIITLKVR; this comes from the coding sequence ATGTTATATTATTTATTTCAATATTTAAATGAACATTACTACTTCTCCGGAAGCGGATTATATAAGTATATAACTTTTCGTGCTCTTGCGGCGGTTATTACCTCATTATTTATTTCCCTAATTATTGGGAAAAAAATTATTATAGCATTAAGAAAAAAACAATTAGGAGAAACTGTACGGGAACTAGGTCTTTCCGGACAAAAAGAAAAAGAAGGAACACCAACCATGGGAGGAGTGATCATTATACTGGCTACTTTAGTACCTGTATTATTATTCTGCCGTTTAGAAAATATATATGTAATTATTCTGGTAGTTTCTACCGTATGGATGGGTATTATAGGATTTTTAGATGATTTTTTAAAAATTCACAAAAAGAATAAAGAAGGTCTAAAAGGCAAATTTAAAGTACTTGGACAAATAGGACTTGGTATTTTTGTTGGAGTTACCTTATATCTTAATCAGGATATTGTAATACGAGAAAAAATTGAAGATGTTCACAGTACGGAATTTACCAAGGATTTTTATCCTAATGAAAAATCATTTAAAACCACTATTCCCTTTTTTAAAAATAATCAGTTTGATTATGGTAAAATATTGACATGGGCAGGGGTAAGTGATGAAGAATCAGAAAAAATGGTTTGGATAATTCTCATCCCTATAGTTATAACCATTGTAACAGCAGTATCTAACGGCGCTAATTTAACTGACGGTATCGATGGCCTTGCCGCCGGAAGTTCAGCCATCATAGTACTAACTTTGGCTTTATTTGCCTATGTATCCGGAAATATCATGATGGCAGATTACCTTAATCTCATGTACATCCCTAATTCCGGCGAAATAGTTATTTTCTCTGCTGCATTTGCAGGAGCACTCATCGGATTCCTTTGGTATAATACGTATCCGGCCCAGGTATTTATGGGTGATACGGGCAGCCTTACCATTGGAGGTGTTATTGCTGTCCTGGCAATAGTATTAAGAAAGGAATTATTAATACCCGTATTATGCGGAATATTTTTAGTTGAAAACTTATCAGTAATAATACAAGTTGCTTATTTTAAATATACTAAGAAAAAATATGGAGAAGGAAAAAGAATTTTCTTAATGTCTCCCCTACACCACCATTTTCAAAAACTGGGATACCACGAAAGTAAAATCGTTACAAGATTTTGGATCGTAGGAATTATGCTTGCCATTATTTGTATAATAACTTTAAAAGTCAGATAA
- a CDS encoding UDP-N-acetylmuramoyl-L-alanyl-D-glutamate--2,6-diaminopimelate ligase has product MKKLSDILYKVAIEKVIGNVNIPINSLSFNSRTVQHGHTFFAIRGYDLDGHKYISAATENGAVAIVCEALPEELYDHITYIQVKDSSIALGICASNFYDNPSEKLTLVGVTGTNGKTTTTTLLFNLFSQFGYSCALLSTIENIIGEIKLTSNHTTPDPITINQILSQAVENDCKYAFMEVSSHGIQQNRLAGLTFKIAAFTNITHDHLDYHKTFANYLAAKKKFFDELPKTAIAITNIDDKNGWVMLQNTSAKKVSYALKSNSDYKGKIIENRLDGMLLQFNGQEFWTSLAGKFNAYNELLAYAIAMELGFESIIILTELSKLQRVKGRFETFVSDNGVFVIVDYAHTPDALKNILDAVNQIRTRNEQLITVFGCGGHRDKQKRPEMGKIATQLSDYTIITSDNPRDEQPDEIIKEIEAGIEPQNTNKYLSVSDRKQAIKTAIKIAKSKDIILIAGKGHENYQEINGEKFPFDDMVITQQLLKNIN; this is encoded by the coding sequence ATGAAAAAACTTTCAGACATATTATACAAAGTAGCTATTGAAAAAGTTATAGGAAATGTTAACATTCCTATCAATTCATTATCTTTTAATTCCAGAACAGTCCAACATGGCCACACTTTCTTTGCAATCAGGGGCTACGATCTTGATGGACACAAATATATTTCAGCAGCTACCGAAAATGGTGCTGTAGCAATAGTTTGTGAGGCACTTCCTGAAGAGCTGTATGATCATATAACTTACATTCAGGTAAAAGATTCATCCATAGCATTAGGAATTTGTGCATCCAACTTTTATGACAATCCTTCTGAAAAATTAACTCTAGTGGGGGTAACAGGTACTAACGGGAAAACAACCACAACCACTTTATTATTTAATCTTTTTTCACAATTTGGTTATTCATGTGCTTTGTTATCAACCATTGAAAATATAATAGGAGAAATAAAACTTACATCAAATCATACAACACCAGATCCGATTACCATCAACCAAATCTTATCGCAGGCGGTTGAAAATGATTGTAAATATGCATTTATGGAAGTGAGTTCGCATGGAATACAACAAAACAGATTAGCGGGTCTTACTTTTAAAATTGCAGCGTTCACTAACATAACCCACGATCACTTAGACTATCATAAAACTTTTGCAAACTACTTAGCTGCGAAAAAGAAATTTTTTGACGAATTACCTAAAACAGCAATAGCTATTACAAATATTGATGATAAGAATGGCTGGGTAATGTTACAAAATACATCAGCAAAAAAAGTTTCTTATGCTTTAAAATCCAACTCAGACTATAAAGGGAAAATTATAGAAAATCGGTTAGACGGAATGCTTTTACAATTTAACGGGCAGGAATTCTGGACTTCACTAGCCGGTAAATTTAATGCATATAATGAGCTATTAGCTTATGCAATAGCTATGGAGCTTGGTTTCGAATCCATCATAATACTTACTGAGCTTAGCAAATTACAAAGAGTAAAAGGACGATTTGAAACTTTTGTTTCTGATAATGGAGTTTTTGTAATTGTAGATTACGCACACACACCAGATGCTCTAAAAAACATTTTGGATGCAGTTAATCAAATTAGAACCAGAAATGAACAACTTATTACTGTTTTTGGTTGTGGCGGACACCGGGATAAACAAAAAAGACCGGAGATGGGAAAAATAGCAACTCAATTATCTGATTACACCATTATAACATCAGATAATCCAAGAGATGAACAGCCCGATGAAATTATTAAAGAAATTGAAGCTGGTATAGAACCACAAAATACAAATAAGTATTTGTCTGTTTCCGACAGAAAACAAGCGATAAAAACTGCTATTAAAATAGCTAAATCTAAAGATATTATACTTATAGCAGGAAAAGGACATGAAAATTATCAAGAAATCAATGGTGAGAAATTTCCTTTTGATGATATGGTTATAACTCAACAATTATTAAAAAATATAAATTAA